In Vibrio sp. FE10, the following are encoded in one genomic region:
- a CDS encoding aromatic amino acid transport family protein: MNTTTSSANAVKDSSKFNYKDFTWCLSLFGTAVGAGVLFLPIKAGAGGFWPLVILALIAAPMTWFAHKSLARFVLSSKNPEADITDTVEEHFGKTGANLITFAYFFAIYPIVLIYGVGITNTVDSFLVNQMGMESIPRPLLSGALILAMTAGVVFGKELMLKATSAMVYPLVFILLALSFYLVPDWNTSMMETSPEWSAMPSIIWLAIPIIVFSFNHSPIISQFSKEQRRVYGEDAVKKTDAITGGAAMMLMGFVMFFVFSVVLSLSPEQLATAQSQNISVLSYLANVHESPLISYMGPLVAFAAITSSYFGHFLGAHEGLVGLIKSRSGSSISTIEKASLAFIVVTTWIVAVVNPSILGMIETMGAPMIAAILFLMPVFAMQKVPAMAKYKTSAPVQIFTALCGLAAISSVIYGAL; this comes from the coding sequence ATGAACACAACAACTTCTTCGGCAAATGCCGTTAAAGATTCAAGCAAGTTTAACTACAAAGATTTTACCTGGTGTTTATCACTATTCGGTACAGCAGTTGGTGCTGGCGTACTATTTCTTCCAATCAAAGCTGGTGCGGGTGGTTTTTGGCCATTAGTTATCCTAGCTCTAATCGCGGCGCCAATGACTTGGTTCGCACACAAATCTCTAGCTCGTTTCGTATTGTCTTCTAAGAACCCTGAAGCAGATATTACAGATACAGTTGAAGAACACTTCGGTAAGACTGGCGCAAACCTTATTACTTTTGCTTACTTTTTCGCTATCTACCCAATCGTTCTTATCTACGGCGTTGGTATCACCAACACGGTTGATTCTTTCCTAGTAAACCAAATGGGCATGGAATCTATTCCTCGTCCTCTTCTTTCTGGTGCACTTATCCTTGCTATGACAGCAGGTGTTGTATTCGGTAAAGAGCTGATGCTTAAAGCAACTTCAGCAATGGTTTACCCACTAGTATTCATCCTACTAGCATTGTCTTTCTACCTAGTTCCTGATTGGAACACTTCAATGATGGAAACAAGCCCAGAATGGTCAGCAATGCCTTCTATTATCTGGCTTGCGATTCCAATCATCGTGTTCTCTTTCAACCACAGCCCAATCATTTCACAGTTCTCTAAAGAGCAACGTCGTGTATACGGTGAAGACGCAGTTAAGAAAACTGACGCAATCACTGGTGGCGCAGCAATGATGCTGATGGGTTTTGTAATGTTCTTCGTATTCTCTGTAGTACTTTCTCTATCTCCAGAGCAACTAGCAACAGCACAATCTCAAAACATCTCGGTTCTTTCTTACCTAGCTAACGTTCATGAGTCTCCACTTATCTCTTACATGGGTCCTCTAGTAGCGTTCGCAGCAATCACTTCTAGCTACTTCGGTCACTTCCTAGGTGCTCATGAAGGTCTTGTTGGTCTAATCAAGTCTCGCTCTGGTTCTTCAATCAGCACGATTGAGAAAGCATCTCTAGCGTTCATCGTTGTTACAACTTGGATTGTTGCGGTAGTTAACCCAAGCATCCTAGGTATGATTGAAACAATGGGTGCTCCAATGATTGCAGCTATCCTATTCCTAATGCCTGTATTCGCGATGCAAAAAGTACCAGCAATGGCTAAGTACAAAACATCAGCACCTGTGCAAATCTTTACAGCTTTATGTGGTCTAGCGGCTATTAGTT
- a CDS encoding CoA pyrophosphatase — MNKDNFLQQFQLNPTVGYHPESVERVSHISGEQLRKAAVVVGLVEREDGLHVIFTKRAAHLKHHPGQISFPGGKHEQSDPSMQFTALRELHEEVGIRSDQVKIVGQLPALSTISKFSVTPIVAMVDPDYKAVIDQNEVASIFEVPATYVLDQAKLHSHTVNFKKIKHRVFAMPFEEHLIWGVTAQIIQSLQQHVVQQIT; from the coding sequence ATGAATAAAGACAACTTCCTTCAACAGTTCCAACTTAACCCAACGGTTGGTTACCACCCTGAATCTGTAGAGCGTGTTTCACATATTAGTGGGGAGCAACTTCGTAAGGCTGCAGTTGTGGTTGGTTTAGTTGAACGAGAAGACGGTTTACATGTCATTTTTACTAAAAGAGCAGCACATCTTAAGCACCACCCCGGCCAAATCAGCTTCCCTGGGGGAAAACATGAACAATCGGACCCTTCTATGCAATTTACTGCACTAAGAGAACTGCATGAAGAGGTTGGAATTCGATCGGATCAGGTTAAAATTGTTGGGCAATTACCAGCATTGAGTACCATTAGTAAATTTTCTGTGACGCCGATTGTTGCAATGGTCGATCCTGATTACAAAGCGGTTATTGATCAGAACGAAGTTGCCTCTATTTTTGAGGTTCCTGCCACCTATGTTTTGGACCAAGCTAAGCTTCATAGTCACACCGTTAACTTTAAGAAAATCAAACACCGTGTTTTTGCCATGCCCTTCGAAGAGCACCTAATATGGGGCGTTACGGCTCAAATCATCCAATCTCTGCAGCAACACGTAGTGCAACAAATTACATAG
- a CDS encoding heme NO-binding domain-containing protein gives MKGIIFTEFLELVEDKFGLELLEEVLEMSEDEGIYTSVGSYDHKDLVKLIINLSKKTDIDAGSLQRVFGQSVFKNLLASLPNKASLAHSNTTFQFIQHVERYIHVEVKKLYPDAEPPEFSFLTTTEAQLVFDYKSARCMSHVCLGLIEGCAEHHGESILVEMTPQNDDQSVVRFNLKVEK, from the coding sequence ATGAAAGGAATCATATTCACCGAATTTTTGGAACTTGTTGAAGATAAGTTCGGGTTAGAGCTTTTGGAAGAAGTTTTAGAAATGTCAGAAGACGAAGGGATCTACACATCGGTCGGAAGTTACGACCATAAAGATCTCGTTAAGCTCATCATTAACCTCAGTAAGAAGACCGATATCGATGCTGGGAGTTTGCAACGCGTATTTGGCCAGTCGGTATTTAAGAACTTGTTAGCTTCTTTGCCGAACAAAGCCAGCCTTGCACACAGCAATACGACTTTTCAATTTATCCAACACGTAGAGCGCTATATTCATGTAGAAGTGAAGAAGCTCTATCCCGACGCTGAGCCACCAGAATTCAGCTTTCTTACCACTACCGAAGCACAGCTCGTTTTTGACTACAAAAGCGCTAGGTGTATGTCTCATGTTTGTCTGGGGTTAATTGAAGGGTGCGCCGAACATCATGGTGAGTCAATTTTGGTAGAAATGACACCTCAGAATGATGACCAAAGTGTGGTTAGGTTTAATTTAAAAGTCGAAAAGTAA
- a CDS encoding ATP-binding protein, with translation MDLASALEKKLKRQVAARKAAEALLEQKSLELFEANQQLELALRQLEKRSNANIRRIEFQEQIDNLLIDFGRAFLRNDLNDVMLSELTTNVTNSYLIEASRLILPPKLLPQLQTYDYGDEMVEVLEHDIQEPHWQGNVLSVPLEVENVIVGVLIVQVRLLDQDYEFIQSQLLLVTDLICSALTHQLTINRNIESRQRAEESERATRDFVAMINHELRTPLNGLLGSAELISDTELNSSQREIVNNLSQSGEFLRTIINDLLDYSKINAGMLELIPKKFALHDLRNTIESIFVNRAIEKQLEFNISVASNVPSHFQGDLERITQLFVNLIGNAIKFTEEGHVNVDIEWDNKQFVFSVEDTGVGIAESAHKTLFEPFTQADNSSSRNYEGTGLGLAICRKLVALMNGDIGVTSVVGVGTRFTISIPLQVVDMPTESDRVATGFESEGELSLLKVLVVDDIKMNQIIIQQMLRKYEIEPTIAGNGVEGLELASDNEYDIVFMDCRMPVMDGFEATQKLREKGYTKSIVALTAGTTLEERERCIKSGMDDILSKPYTSNDLKDMLKKWGIAPAAVV, from the coding sequence ATGGATCTGGCATCTGCCTTAGAAAAGAAGCTTAAACGTCAGGTAGCGGCGCGAAAAGCGGCTGAAGCATTGTTGGAACAAAAGAGCCTTGAACTGTTTGAGGCTAACCAACAGCTTGAACTTGCACTGCGCCAGCTTGAGAAGCGTTCGAATGCGAACATACGTCGTATTGAGTTTCAGGAACAGATCGACAACTTGTTGATTGATTTCGGGCGCGCCTTTCTTAGGAACGATCTCAACGATGTAATGCTTTCAGAGTTAACCACTAACGTGACCAACAGTTACCTGATTGAAGCCAGTCGTTTGATTTTACCTCCCAAGTTACTTCCTCAGTTACAAACCTACGACTATGGTGATGAAATGGTCGAGGTGCTAGAACACGACATTCAAGAACCCCATTGGCAAGGTAATGTGCTGAGTGTGCCATTAGAGGTTGAGAATGTGATTGTCGGCGTCTTAATAGTCCAAGTTAGATTGCTGGACCAAGACTACGAGTTTATTCAGAGCCAACTGTTACTCGTAACCGACCTTATTTGCAGTGCATTAACCCATCAACTGACCATCAACCGAAATATCGAATCTCGCCAACGTGCCGAAGAGTCTGAAAGGGCAACGCGTGACTTTGTGGCGATGATCAACCATGAACTAAGAACCCCGCTTAATGGCTTACTAGGCAGTGCTGAGTTGATCAGTGATACCGAACTGAACAGCTCTCAGCGTGAGATAGTGAATAACCTTAGCCAGTCTGGCGAGTTTCTCAGAACCATCATTAATGACTTACTTGATTACAGTAAGATTAATGCAGGCATGTTGGAGCTTATACCGAAGAAATTTGCCTTACACGATTTAAGAAACACGATTGAGAGTATTTTCGTCAATCGCGCCATTGAAAAGCAGCTTGAATTCAATATCAGTGTTGCTTCCAATGTGCCTTCTCATTTCCAAGGGGATTTAGAACGTATCACTCAACTGTTTGTGAACTTGATCGGTAATGCGATTAAATTTACGGAAGAAGGGCATGTGAATGTTGATATTGAATGGGACAACAAGCAATTCGTTTTCTCGGTGGAGGATACTGGGGTCGGGATTGCTGAGTCTGCCCACAAAACGCTGTTTGAACCGTTTACCCAGGCCGATAACTCAAGTAGTCGAAATTATGAAGGCACAGGGCTGGGTTTAGCGATTTGTCGCAAGTTAGTGGCTCTAATGAATGGCGATATTGGAGTGACCAGTGTTGTGGGGGTCGGTACTCGATTTACCATTTCAATTCCTCTTCAAGTTGTCGACATGCCAACAGAGAGTGATCGAGTCGCGACAGGGTTTGAATCAGAGGGCGAACTGTCTTTACTTAAAGTACTGGTGGTGGACGATATCAAGATGAACCAAATCATCATCCAACAGATGCTGCGCAAATATGAGATAGAGCCGACCATCGCTGGTAATGGGGTGGAAGGGTTGGAACTGGCCTCAGACAATGAATATGACATTGTGTTTATGGATTGCAGGATGCCAGTCATGGACGGTTTTGAAGCGACACAAAAGCTAAGAGAGAAAGGTTACACTAAGTCTATTGTGGCACTCACAGCCGGAACGACGCTTGAAGAGCGTGAGCGTTGCATTAAGTCTGGAATGGATGACATCCTCAGCAAACCCTACACCTCGAACGATCTTAAAGACATGCTCAAGAAGTGGGGTATTGCACCAGCTGCTGTTGTTTAG
- the pabB gene encoding aminodeoxychorismate synthase component I has product MNNNEFRSIQIKPLEYQSTLAKQLFSHIESVPWAMLLRSASESHVDSRYDILVAQPIATFETIGAETTVNVNETCEVSESDPFELLDQYQQQLLPATSEHPELPFIGGALGYFSYDLGRRVEALPSLAKRDISAPDMAVGLYEWAVIVDHKLKTAFLVGQNIDTHWDWLTQQPSQTEQTEQTEQAHQKFGLTTPWQSNMTEQSYANKFDSVQEYLLSGDCYQINLAQRFRADYQGSEWLAYEKLEQYNSAPFSGFIRLEHSAILSVSPERFLELNSGTIETKPIKGTRPRSDDPMIDNANAQDLTAAEKDQAENLMIVDLLRNDIGRVAKPGSVHVPKLFDIESFPAVHHLVSTIRAELDVQYSATDLLRACFPGGSITGAPKVRAMQIIEELEPHRRSAYCGSIGYISRNGRMDTSITIRTLVAEDNALYAWAGGGVVFDSDCASEYQETLDKLSRILPVLEEC; this is encoded by the coding sequence ATGAATAACAACGAATTTCGCTCTATCCAAATCAAGCCGCTTGAATATCAATCAACTTTAGCTAAACAGCTGTTTTCTCATATTGAAAGCGTGCCGTGGGCAATGCTATTACGCTCTGCCTCAGAAAGCCACGTCGATAGTCGATACGACATTTTAGTTGCTCAACCCATCGCCACCTTCGAGACAATCGGTGCAGAAACGACCGTTAATGTTAATGAGACGTGCGAGGTTTCAGAGTCAGACCCTTTCGAACTACTCGACCAATATCAGCAGCAATTGCTACCCGCAACCAGTGAGCATCCTGAACTGCCTTTCATTGGCGGCGCTCTAGGCTATTTCAGTTACGATTTAGGGCGACGAGTAGAAGCTCTGCCCTCTCTTGCTAAGCGTGATATTTCTGCGCCAGACATGGCGGTTGGCTTGTATGAATGGGCTGTGATTGTTGATCACAAGCTGAAAACTGCGTTCCTTGTTGGACAAAACATTGATACCCATTGGGATTGGTTAACTCAACAACCATCGCAAACCGAACAAACCGAACAAACCGAACAAGCTCATCAGAAGTTTGGATTAACCACCCCATGGCAATCCAACATGACAGAACAGAGTTATGCCAATAAGTTCGATAGCGTTCAAGAGTACTTGTTGTCGGGTGACTGTTATCAGATAAACCTTGCTCAGCGTTTTCGTGCCGATTACCAAGGCAGCGAATGGCTCGCTTATGAAAAGTTAGAGCAATACAATTCGGCGCCGTTTTCTGGTTTTATTCGTCTTGAACACTCAGCAATCTTAAGTGTCTCTCCTGAACGATTCTTAGAACTCAATAGTGGCACTATTGAAACTAAGCCGATCAAAGGCACACGTCCTCGTTCTGACGACCCTATGATTGACAACGCCAATGCTCAAGACTTAACGGCAGCAGAAAAAGATCAGGCTGAAAACCTGATGATCGTCGACCTACTGCGCAATGACATCGGTAGAGTTGCAAAGCCAGGGTCGGTTCACGTCCCTAAATTGTTTGATATTGAAAGCTTCCCTGCCGTGCACCACTTAGTGAGCACCATTAGAGCAGAGCTAGATGTTCAGTACTCGGCGACTGACTTATTGAGAGCCTGCTTCCCAGGAGGTTCGATTACGGGCGCTCCGAAAGTTCGTGCAATGCAGATCATTGAAGAGTTAGAACCCCATCGACGTTCAGCATATTGCGGCAGTATTGGTTATATCAGCCGTAATGGCAGAATGGACACCAGTATTACGATTCGTACCTTAGTTGCGGAAGATAATGCCCTTTATGCATGGGCTGGCGGTGGCGTGGTATTTGATAGTGACTGTGCCTCTGAGTATCAAGAAACACTCGATAAACTGAGTCGTATCTTGCCAGTGCTTGAAGAATGCTAA